Sequence from the bacterium genome:
AAGGGTTCCGGCGAGCCGAACAAGGTGAAGGTCGGGAAGGTCAAGCGCGATCAGGTCAAGGAGATCGCCGAGATGAAGATGCCCGACCTCAACGCGAACGACATCGAAGCGGCCATGAAGATCATCGAGGGCACTGCGCGCTCGATGGGTCTCGAGGTCGAGGGTTAGGCGCATGGCACACGGCAAGAATTACAAGAACAGTTCCGCCAAGATTGAGCACGAGAAGCACTACGAGCACCGAGAGGGGCTTGAGTTGCTGCGCGAGTGCTCTTCGACCAAGTTTGATTCGAGTGCCGAGGTGGTGATGAACCTTGGCGTCGATCCTCGCCACGCAGATCAGAACGTGCGCGGTGCCGTCGTGCTTCCGCACGGAACGGGCAAGTCGGTGCGCATCGTGGTCTTTGCCAAAGGCGACAAAGAGAGTGAGGCCCGAGACGCGGGTGCCGACGAGGTCGGATCCGATGAACTGGCCAAGAAGATCCAGGACGGTTGGACGGATTTCGATCGTGTGCTCGCGACGCCCGACATGATGAGCGTGGTCGGACGACTCGGCCGCGTGCTGGGTCCGCGCGGTCTCATGCCCAACCCCAAGGTGGGAACGGTGACGCAGGATATCGGTCGCGCGGTCTCCGAGCAGAAGGCGGGAAAGATCGAGTTCCGGGTGGAGAAGAACGGGATCCTCCACGCGCCCTTCGGCAAAACCAGTTTCAGTGTCGATCAGTTGGTGGACAATCTGCTCGCGGTGACCGACGCAGTCTTGAAGGCGAAACCGCAGGTGGCGAAGGGGACCTTTATGAAGAAGGTCTCGATTTCATCGACGATGGGTCCGGGAATCCGGCTCGATACCGCTGATCTGACAGCGGCCACCTCGA
This genomic interval carries:
- a CDS encoding 50S ribosomal protein L1; translated protein: MAHGKNYKNSSAKIEHEKHYEHREGLELLRECSSTKFDSSAEVVMNLGVDPRHADQNVRGAVVLPHGTGKSVRIVVFAKGDKESEARDAGADEVGSDELAKKIQDGWTDFDRVLATPDMMSVVGRLGRVLGPRGLMPNPKVGTVTQDIGRAVSEQKAGKIEFRVEKNGILHAPFGKTSFSVDQLVDNLLAVTDAVLKAKPQVAKGTFMKKVSISSTMGPGIRLDTADLTAATSK